The Candidatus Desulfarcum epimagneticum genome contains a region encoding:
- a CDS encoding conserved hypothetical protein (Evidence 4 : Unknown function but conserved in other organisms) — MAKKLLDISGIGAERLHIEWVSSAEAQRFVDTAHRVTDCVRKCGKFKPEDFEIELEAVEMTLENQSIRWLVGKESAITAKGDVYGRPWDKERYEDVIDNELEREYQKNLIFLSIKNGDRSVRDVAKSAGIELLRVSYLLADLERSNRVEFSGMEDRKPVFTAIG; from the coding sequence ATGGCGAAAAAACTGCTGGATATCTCCGGAATCGGCGCCGAGCGGCTCCACATCGAATGGGTGTCCTCCGCCGAGGCCCAGCGTTTTGTGGACACGGCCCATCGCGTCACGGACTGTGTGCGAAAATGCGGAAAATTCAAGCCCGAAGACTTTGAAATAGAGCTTGAGGCGGTGGAAATGACCCTTGAAAACCAGTCCATCCGATGGCTGGTGGGAAAAGAGTCTGCGATCACGGCCAAAGGAGACGTTTACGGGCGCCCCTGGGACAAGGAGCGCTATGAGGACGTCATTGACAATGAACTGGAAAGGGAATACCAGAAAAACCTGATTTTCCTTTCCATTAAAAATGGAGACAGATCGGTTCGGGACGTGGCGAAGAGCGCCGGCATTGAGCTTTTGCGGGTCTCTTATCTCCTGGCCGACCTTGAAAGATCCAATCGGGTGGAATTTTCCGGAATGGAAGACCGAAAACCGGTGTTCACCGCCATTGGATAA
- a CDS encoding Heterodisulfide reductase: MGSVTDMKKSGSVMVVGGGIAGMQASLDLANADYKVYLVEKGPTIGGLMARLDKTFPTNDCTM; encoded by the coding sequence ATGGGATCTGTGACGGACATGAAAAAAAGCGGCTCGGTCATGGTGGTGGGAGGCGGCATCGCGGGCATGCAGGCCTCTCTTGATCTGGCCAACGCCGACTATAAGGTTTACCTGGTTGAAAAAGGCCCGACCATCGGCGGCCTGATGGCCAGGCTGGACAAAACCTTCCCGACCAACGACTGCACCATGTGA
- a CDS encoding conserved hypothetical protein (Evidence 4 : Unknown function but conserved in other organisms) has product MNEFEPKILAFLCNWCAYAGADLAGVSRMRYPSSVRSARVMCSGRVDPLFVIKAFRQGCDGVLVAG; this is encoded by the coding sequence ATGAATGAATTCGAGCCTAAAATTCTGGCTTTTCTCTGTAACTGGTGCGCCTACGCGGGCGCGGACCTGGCGGGGGTTTCGCGGATGCGCTACCCCTCCTCCGTCCGCTCGGCCCGGGTCATGTGCTCCGGAAGGGTGGACCCGCTCTTTGTCATCAAGGCGTTTCGCCAGGGATGCGACGGCGTCCTGGTGGCGGGGTGA